A genomic window from Rhizobium rosettiformans includes:
- a CDS encoding DUF1269 domain-containing protein, producing MADLVVLDFDGTDTADIVLGKLRELRKEHLIDMLDAVVVIRPEEGDIQIKQSVNLTAIGASSGLSTGALVGTLAGLLVLNPMAGFAIGGMAGAAMGALSGRLSDYGINDQFIKDLGETIKPGTSALFVLVAKATTDKVVAEIKQYEPRILKTSLSKEQEDKLRALLAGPALSGDVSAAG from the coding sequence ATGGCCGACCTCGTAGTACTTGATTTTGACGGAACTGACACGGCTGACATCGTGCTCGGCAAATTGCGCGAACTGCGCAAGGAGCATCTGATCGACATGCTCGATGCCGTGGTTGTCATCCGCCCCGAGGAAGGGGACATACAGATCAAGCAATCCGTCAATCTGACCGCGATCGGCGCGAGCAGCGGGCTGAGCACGGGGGCGCTGGTCGGCACTCTTGCCGGTCTGCTTGTCCTCAATCCGATGGCGGGTTTCGCGATTGGCGGCATGGCGGGCGCCGCGATGGGTGCATTGAGCGGTCGGCTGTCGGATTACGGAATAAACGACCAGTTCATCAAGGATCTTGGCGAGACCATCAAGCCCGGAACATCGGCACTTTTCGTGCTTGTGGCAAAGGCAACGACCGACAAGGTCGTCGCCGAGATCAAACAGTACGAGCCGCGCATTCTCAAGACATCGCTGTCGAAGGAACAGGAAGACAAGTTGCGCGCTCTTCTTGCCGGGCCCGCGCTTTCGGGGGACGTGTCTGCGGCGGGCTGA